In one window of Veillonellaceae bacterium DNA:
- a CDS encoding nickel-dependent hydrogenase large subunit, with amino-acid sequence MAVKTIFPFTRIHAPMRLDVDIQGGKVIDAHVSGTLFRGFENMMIGRDPRDCVFFMQRICGICSSAHSVASAIALQQIFKVAMPPNGQHLANLIFAADIIQNHLRHFYVLVFFDYVKGPDIPPYVPRLNGDYRIPEKVSAELLEHMKQGVHLSARAHEMMAIFGAKTPHQQTILPSGVTEKASSERIVAYRSILSEITEWVEKVHIPDVLTIASYYKDYYNLGIGYGNFISYGMFTHPVSGKQEFQPGIIKNRGRVEQVDMAQITEDITASWYSDQVYARHPAEGTTVPDRDKAEAYSWVKAPRYDGQPFETGPLARGFICGDYQRGISAMDRVVARAYETLKICRLAASWLDQLAVNGPTILHYTPLPNGEGYGTTDAMRGALGHWLKVKNGKVVHYQVITPTTWNFSPRDSQGRRGPVEEALVGTPVADPESLIEVGRVVRSFDPCFTCAVHLLNMSDDPVRLV; translated from the coding sequence ATGGCTGTTAAAACGATATTTCCCTTTACGCGAATTCACGCACCAATGCGCTTGGATGTTGATATTCAAGGCGGCAAGGTCATCGATGCCCATGTTTCGGGTACACTGTTCCGAGGTTTTGAAAATATGATGATTGGCCGGGATCCGCGTGATTGCGTCTTCTTTATGCAGCGGATTTGCGGCATATGCTCATCGGCCCATTCGGTCGCTTCTGCTATCGCTTTACAGCAGATATTCAAAGTTGCAATGCCGCCCAATGGACAACACTTAGCAAATCTTATTTTTGCCGCAGATATAATCCAAAACCATCTCCGGCACTTTTACGTGTTGGTTTTTTTTGATTATGTAAAAGGACCGGATATTCCGCCCTATGTTCCTAGGCTCAATGGTGATTACCGGATACCTGAAAAAGTGAGCGCAGAGCTGTTGGAGCATATGAAACAAGGCGTTCATTTGTCAGCCCGTGCTCATGAGATGATGGCGATTTTTGGTGCAAAAACACCGCATCAGCAGACAATCCTGCCGAGCGGAGTTACTGAAAAAGCGTCCAGTGAACGGATTGTTGCTTACCGGAGCATCCTGTCGGAAATAACCGAATGGGTTGAGAAGGTTCATATCCCGGATGTGTTGACTATCGCTAGCTATTATAAGGATTATTATAATTTAGGAATTGGTTACGGCAATTTCATCTCTTATGGCATGTTTACCCACCCGGTATCCGGTAAGCAGGAATTTCAGCCAGGGATTATAAAAAACCGGGGTCGGGTAGAACAAGTTGATATGGCTCAAATAACTGAAGATATTACCGCGAGCTGGTACAGCGACCAGGTCTATGCCCGTCATCCTGCCGAAGGAACTACAGTGCCGGATCGAGACAAGGCCGAAGCATATTCATGGGTAAAAGCACCCCGCTATGATGGGCAGCCATTTGAAACCGGGCCATTGGCGCGCGGTTTCATCTGCGGGGACTATCAACGCGGTATTTCAGCAATGGACAGAGTGGTAGCCCGGGCTTATGAAACCTTGAAAATCTGCCGGTTAGCAGCTAGCTGGCTCGATCAGCTAGCTGTGAACGGACCAACCATCTTACATTATACGCCGCTACCCAACGGTGAAGGCTATGGAACAACAGATGCGATGCGGGGAGCGCTGGGGCATTGGCTAAAAGTTAAGAACGGCAAGGTGGTACACTACCAAGTAATAACGCCGACAACGTGGAATTTCTCACCCCGCGATTCTCAAGGAAGGCGTGGGCCGGTAGAAGAAGCTCTGGTCGGAACGCCAGTGGCCGACCCCGAGAGTCTGATCGAGGTCGGCCGCGTTGTAAGATCGTTTGATCCTTGTTTTACTTGTGCTGTGCATCTGTTAAATATGTCAGATGATCCGGTGAGGCTGGTTTAA
- a CDS encoding septum formation initiator family protein: MARRRKVRIKWFRLAAIFIFGYFIYLFVGQQNQLSAIESENKAARQRLEQAVQENASLIEERNKLNTPAYIEKLAREELGLVKPGEVPYIPAAKN, encoded by the coding sequence ATGGCGCGTCGCCGCAAAGTTCGCATAAAATGGTTCCGGCTGGCTGCAATTTTTATTTTTGGCTATTTTATATATCTTTTTGTTGGCCAGCAAAACCAGCTTAGTGCTATCGAATCCGAAAATAAGGCTGCCCGGCAGAGGTTGGAACAGGCTGTTCAGGAAAATGCCTCTTTGATAGAGGAACGCAATAAGCTTAATACTCCTGCCTATATTGAGAAACTCGCCCGTGAAGAACTGGGTTTAGTAAAACCGGGTGAAGTTCCGTATATACCGGCTGCAAAAAATTAA
- a CDS encoding RNA-binding protein S1, translated as MSIEVGSVVEGVVTGITNFGAFVELPGGKVGLIHISEVADVYVRDVKDFLKEQDKVKVKVLSVDERGKIGLSIKQLQPPSPNPSPRRTYSNDNRRPSRSNTLSFEDKLSKFMKDSDERLSDLKRNTESKRGGRGAARKAE; from the coding sequence ATGTCCATTGAAGTTGGCAGTGTGGTTGAGGGAGTAGTGACCGGTATTACAAACTTCGGTGCATTTGTTGAACTGCCTGGAGGAAAAGTAGGTCTTATTCACATCTCAGAGGTTGCTGATGTGTATGTCCGCGACGTAAAGGATTTTCTAAAAGAGCAAGATAAAGTTAAAGTAAAAGTTTTGTCGGTTGATGAGCGCGGTAAAATTGGCTTGTCTATTAAGCAGCTTCAACCTCCAAGTCCAAATCCAAGCCCCCGAAGAACATACTCCAACGATAACCGGCGTCCGAGCAGGTCAAACACTTTATCTTTCGAGGATAAGTTAAGCAAGTTTATGAAAGACAGCGATGAGCGCTTATCTGACCTGAAACGCAATACCGAATCCAAGCGCGGCGGCCGCGGCGCTGCCCGTAAAGCTGAATAG
- the yabP gene encoding sporulation protein YabP, translating to MPIDKTPNWQHQLTLLEREELTIDGVINLGSYDEKEILMETEQGVLAVKGDGLNIKQLSLDKGNIIIEGNIRALVYDESAQTKKGLLGRLLK from the coding sequence ATGCCAATAGATAAAACGCCGAACTGGCAGCATCAGCTTACCTTGCTAGAGCGGGAAGAACTGACCATTGATGGTGTCATTAATCTGGGGAGCTATGATGAAAAGGAAATATTAATGGAGACAGAGCAGGGTGTACTCGCTGTTAAAGGTGATGGTCTCAACATTAAACAACTCAGCTTAGACAAAGGCAATATCATCATAGAGGGAAATATTAGGGCGCTTGTTTATGATGAGTCGGCTCAGACTAAAAAAGGGCTGCTCGGTCGCTTGCTAAAATGA
- a CDS encoding spore germination protein codes for MGKTGRSFKKLSDAHPEESFSQLSSNLAALRKLTSKGAELAEDMSTIVADLRKVAAADQQPFVFTSSLEENEKLLKVVLRDCDDFIFRRFKAADRKGMLVYCFGMTDITLLEKNVLETLMSPKNDSQVQANPRQLIEKTLTAASLSLVSKPSEAIEAAISGRGLLFIDGMAEVFVVGTEKFPKRSVSEPLAEEVIRGPHEGFNETLQDNIALIRRWTNDANLKVHMLRLGERSRTAVALVYVGNLIKPGLLEEVKARLRRIKPDIILSSYKIEDLIVDHPWSPFPQVQSTERPDKIVSAIYEGRLAIIVDNSPIGLIVPCTYNAIMQTPEDYTSPAVVASLITLTRHIAGFLAIYLPAIYISIVAFHPGMLPTTLAISIAELRSRTPFPSFLEAVLMEALLEIFQEAVIRLPKKIAGAAGVIGALVIGTTVVEAGLVNPLLVVVVATTAMASFTMPNYGYAMALRFLRVPMLFLASILGLYGVMLGYLAVTVHMCSLRSFGESYLGAILDISLLSDWKDMIIRLPLRKLDSRPEQYGAQDKQRSGDNSA; via the coding sequence ATGGGAAAAACTGGCCGCAGTTTCAAGAAATTGTCAGATGCTCATCCAGAAGAATCATTCAGCCAGCTTAGTAGTAATCTTGCCGCCCTCCGTAAGCTTACCTCAAAAGGAGCGGAACTTGCCGAGGATATGTCGACAATAGTTGCCGACCTTCGTAAAGTAGCGGCAGCCGATCAGCAGCCTTTTGTATTTACGTCAAGTCTGGAAGAGAATGAAAAATTACTGAAAGTAGTTTTGCGAGACTGCGATGATTTTATCTTCCGCCGCTTCAAAGCAGCTGATCGTAAAGGTATGTTAGTATATTGTTTCGGTATGACCGATATTACACTCTTGGAAAAAAATGTACTAGAGACCTTGATGTCACCCAAAAATGATAGTCAGGTACAGGCCAATCCACGTCAACTTATCGAGAAAACGCTTACAGCGGCTTCACTATCACTGGTATCAAAACCAAGCGAAGCTATTGAAGCTGCTATTAGTGGCCGCGGCCTCTTGTTTATTGATGGTATGGCCGAAGTTTTTGTGGTTGGTACTGAAAAATTTCCCAAGCGCAGCGTTAGCGAACCGCTTGCCGAAGAAGTAATCAGAGGGCCGCATGAAGGTTTTAATGAGACGCTGCAGGATAATATTGCGCTGATACGGCGTTGGACTAATGATGCTAATCTCAAGGTTCATATGCTTAGGCTCGGAGAACGGTCAAGAACAGCTGTCGCGCTCGTTTATGTAGGCAACCTGATTAAGCCTGGCCTGCTTGAAGAAGTCAAAGCTCGGCTCAGGCGGATAAAGCCAGATATTATTTTATCCTCTTATAAAATTGAAGATTTAATTGTTGACCACCCCTGGTCGCCGTTTCCCCAGGTTCAATCTACCGAACGTCCTGATAAAATAGTTTCTGCCATTTATGAGGGCCGGCTTGCGATAATCGTTGATAATTCACCGATTGGACTTATTGTTCCCTGCACCTATAATGCAATTATGCAGACCCCGGAAGACTATACCAGCCCAGCCGTCGTTGCCAGTCTGATTACGCTGACCCGCCACATTGCCGGCTTCCTGGCGATATATTTGCCGGCTATCTACATTTCAATCGTTGCTTTCCATCCTGGAATGTTACCGACAACCTTGGCCATTTCGATTGCCGAACTTCGCTCTCGGACGCCTTTCCCATCGTTTCTGGAAGCCGTTTTAATGGAAGCGCTGTTGGAGATATTTCAGGAGGCAGTTATCAGGCTGCCTAAGAAAATTGCCGGGGCAGCTGGGGTTATAGGCGCTTTGGTCATTGGGACTACTGTTGTAGAGGCCGGGCTGGTCAATCCTTTGCTGGTTGTCGTTGTGGCAACTACCGCTATGGCTTCATTTACCATGCCTAACTATGGGTATGCCATGGCGCTTAGATTTCTGCGCGTACCAATGCTGTTTCTGGCATCGATTCTCGGGCTGTACGGTGTTATGCTGGGCTATCTGGCCGTAACAGTCCATATGTGCTCACTTAGGAGTTTCGGGGAATCGTATCTTGGGGCAATCTTAGATATATCGCTGCTTTCCGACTGGAAAGATATGATCATACGTCTGCCGCTCAGAAAACTCGATTCCCGGCCGGAGCAGTATGGCGCTCAGGACAAACAGAGGTCCGGTGATAATAGTGCCTAA
- the yabQ gene encoding spore cortex biosynthesis protein YabQ produces MESNQQIATFAITLATGAIIGLFFDFYRVTHNLVRPRRAVTYITDLLFWLIATAITFGVLLMSNWGELRAYVFIGLLSGAVLYFKLLSKLAQALLLQVFRAIHFAIVWTKRFLQLIIFRPLAWVLGWLLRPFRIVKRRTAAWCKDHFKKPPDENIPPE; encoded by the coding sequence ATGGAGAGCAATCAGCAGATTGCGACTTTTGCTATAACTTTGGCAACTGGAGCTATAATTGGCCTGTTCTTTGATTTTTATCGGGTGACTCATAATTTAGTGCGGCCCCGTCGAGCTGTTACTTATATTACCGACTTGCTCTTCTGGCTGATAGCAACAGCAATAACTTTTGGCGTTCTTCTTATGAGCAATTGGGGTGAATTGCGGGCTTATGTGTTTATCGGGCTGCTTAGCGGGGCGGTTTTATATTTTAAGCTGCTTAGCAAGCTGGCCCAGGCATTATTACTCCAAGTTTTTCGGGCAATTCATTTTGCTATTGTCTGGACCAAACGGTTTTTACAGCTTATTATCTTCAGACCTCTGGCGTGGGTGCTAGGGTGGCTGCTGCGGCCGTTCAGAATTGTAAAAAGACGGACAGCAGCTTGGTGTAAAGATCATTTTAAAAAACCACCTGATGAGAATATCCCTCCTGAATAA
- a CDS encoding 2-hydroxyglutaryl-CoA dehydratase, with product MGFYLGIDVGSVSTNIVVVDDGGKVNDALYIRTQGQPIVAVQTGLRQIRDKYPNLDIKGVGTTGSARQLTGVIVGADSVKNEITAHAVAAMHIIPDVRTVIEIGGQDSKIILIRDGIVTDFAMNTVCAAGTGSFLDQQAARLNIPIEEFGNIALTATSPVRIAGRCAVFAESDMIHKQQTGHPISDILKGLCQALVRNYLSNVGKGKQIQQPVLFQGGVAANKGMKQAFEEALGCEVVIPPHYSVMGAVGAALLAREELQTKPITAFRGFDVVDFTYTPHSFECGGCSNMCEVIEIKLNGEVAARWGDRCGKWSSKATAVS from the coding sequence ATGGGATTTTATCTAGGTATAGACGTAGGCTCGGTTAGTACTAATATTGTTGTTGTTGATGATGGTGGTAAGGTTAATGACGCTTTATATATTAGGACGCAGGGACAGCCGATAGTGGCAGTGCAAACAGGGCTTAGACAGATACGGGACAAGTACCCGAACCTGGATATCAAGGGGGTTGGCACAACCGGCAGCGCCCGTCAGCTAACCGGTGTCATAGTAGGTGCTGATAGTGTCAAAAATGAAATAACAGCTCATGCAGTTGCCGCCATGCATATTATTCCTGACGTGCGGACTGTGATCGAGATAGGTGGTCAAGACTCAAAAATAATTTTGATTCGTGACGGTATCGTAACCGATTTTGCAATGAATACGGTATGTGCTGCTGGGACAGGCTCGTTCCTCGACCAACAAGCCGCTCGCCTGAATATACCGATTGAGGAATTTGGCAATATCGCCCTAACTGCTACCTCACCTGTCAGAATTGCCGGACGATGCGCAGTTTTTGCCGAGTCGGATATGATCCACAAACAACAGACAGGCCATCCTATTTCCGATATTTTAAAAGGCTTATGCCAAGCACTTGTGCGGAACTATTTGAGCAATGTCGGTAAAGGTAAGCAGATTCAGCAGCCGGTTCTGTTTCAGGGCGGTGTTGCTGCTAATAAAGGGATGAAACAGGCTTTTGAAGAAGCGCTGGGGTGCGAAGTTGTAATTCCGCCTCATTATAGTGTTATGGGAGCAGTGGGAGCGGCACTTTTGGCGCGGGAAGAATTGCAGACCAAGCCAATAACAGCTTTCCGGGGCTTTGATGTAGTTGATTTTACCTATACGCCGCATAGTTTTGAATGCGGTGGCTGTTCGAACATGTGCGAAGTCATCGAAATAAAACTTAATGGTGAGGTTGCCGCCCGGTGGGGCGATCGCTGCGGCAAATGGAGCAGCAAAGCGACAGCAGTCTCGTAA
- a CDS encoding endospore germination permease: protein MIIVPNLEVKDKIIPAQLTALLIATIFGGQSVLSPQKIIERTENGTFLLIAIGVVIFWGVTIMMLKLGKQYPGETLVEYMPRLWGKVLGGIILWWYVALFLLEFSVIFHGFTNVITLFMFDRTPYAVVALAIFALTVYCALQEFGTILRVTQITLILFVTVWLLMWSTTILNLRIENLMPFIPDNFMVIIKETPEIWAMFSGYEVILLLLPLVYRGTTNLGKSVTVAYLILLIIFEFLFVSIIGVMTVQSAANTPYPPIITMRAVELPGTFIERLENYLILAWIPIVFDTLVMLLYGGALTFTKHYRYADHRPMVLLLTPLLFGISALIQGQTAINMINKISTLIGLGFSFLVIPISLILAWRQKRGVNSATKQG, encoded by the coding sequence GTGATAATAGTGCCTAATCTTGAAGTAAAAGATAAGATAATACCGGCTCAACTGACAGCGTTACTTATCGCTACCATCTTTGGTGGCCAATCAGTGCTCTCGCCGCAAAAGATAATTGAACGAACAGAAAACGGTACGTTTTTACTGATAGCAATCGGGGTAGTAATCTTCTGGGGCGTTACGATTATGATGCTTAAACTCGGCAAACAGTATCCCGGTGAAACGCTTGTTGAGTATATGCCCCGGCTGTGGGGAAAGGTACTTGGCGGAATCATCTTATGGTGGTATGTAGCATTATTTCTGCTAGAGTTCAGTGTAATTTTCCACGGCTTCACCAATGTAATTACCCTGTTTATGTTTGACCGGACACCGTATGCCGTTGTTGCCTTGGCCATCTTTGCGTTGACTGTTTACTGTGCGCTCCAAGAATTTGGTACAATTCTCAGGGTTACCCAGATAACATTGATTCTTTTCGTAACAGTGTGGTTACTTATGTGGAGTACTACCATCCTAAATCTTCGCATTGAAAACCTTATGCCGTTTATTCCTGATAATTTTATGGTAATTATAAAAGAAACCCCGGAGATATGGGCAATGTTTTCAGGCTATGAAGTGATTTTGCTGCTGCTGCCGCTGGTTTATCGTGGTACAACTAATCTAGGTAAAAGTGTAACCGTGGCTTATCTAATTTTGCTAATAATATTTGAATTTTTGTTTGTAAGCATAATTGGTGTTATGACGGTTCAAAGCGCGGCAAACACTCCATACCCGCCCATAATCACTATGCGGGCAGTAGAACTGCCGGGAACATTTATTGAGCGGCTTGAGAACTATCTGATACTAGCATGGATTCCAATAGTCTTTGACACTTTGGTAATGCTGCTTTACGGGGGCGCGCTAACTTTTACCAAGCACTACCGTTATGCTGATCATCGGCCGATGGTTTTACTGCTGACGCCACTGCTGTTTGGGATATCGGCTCTAATTCAGGGGCAAACGGCTATCAATATGATAAATAAAATCTCGACTTTGATTGGCTTAGGGTTCTCTTTTTTAGTCATTCCCATAAGCCTTATTTTAGCTTGGCGCCAAAAGCGGGGTGTAAACAGTGCCACCAAACAAGGTTAG
- a CDS encoding SpoIID/LytB domain-containing protein, with protein DIKEFQAYNDKAITENVKRAVEMTRGEIATYQGKAINSWFHASAGGITATAKEGLDYQKNEPPYIKSVESPDDLAPADVKKWTVTFTKSEIMDALAKLGQKVGSVESFAIGNKGPSGRATTFVINGDISVSAPEMRLGLGSTELKSLLLDKVEVKGETVAFTGKGYGHGVGMSQWGANKMATEGKKPEDIVAHYFKDVKIEKRWQ; from the coding sequence GATATTAAAGAATTTCAGGCTTATAATGATAAAGCAATCACCGAAAATGTAAAACGAGCCGTTGAGATGACCCGCGGCGAGATTGCTACTTATCAAGGCAAGGCTATCAATTCCTGGTTCCATGCTAGCGCCGGCGGTATTACCGCCACGGCTAAGGAGGGTTTGGATTATCAAAAAAATGAGCCTCCTTATATTAAATCGGTTGAATCACCTGACGATCTCGCTCCTGCTGACGTTAAAAAATGGACAGTGACTTTTACCAAATCCGAGATAATGGACGCATTGGCTAAACTAGGTCAGAAGGTCGGCAGCGTTGAAAGTTTCGCCATTGGCAATAAAGGCCCATCGGGCCGCGCCACAACCTTTGTTATTAATGGCGATATATCGGTATCGGCTCCCGAAATGCGACTTGGCTTAGGCAGCACCGAACTCAAATCACTGCTGCTCGATAAAGTTGAGGTTAAGGGTGAAACGGTAGCCTTTACCGGCAAAGGCTATGGTCATGGTGTAGGTATGTCGCAATGGGGCGCAAATAAGATGGCAACCGAAGGTAAAAAGCCGGAGGACATTGTTGCCCACTACTTTAAAGATGTGAAAATTGAAAAACGCTGGCAGTAA
- a CDS encoding hydrogenase small subunit, translating into MLTRRDFLRLCMSSTLTLSLAEKLFPLVIQAQEQRQVARPPVIWLELGTCTGNSISLDNATNPNLLELFTKMLDLRYSVLFNSAQGDLAVKALMDTVNKESGKFWLIIEGSVMTADNGRFNEIFMRNGAMITGLAALQEFAPKAKHIIAVGDCACYGGPAAAHPNLGGAKGVWDVIKQQVINVPGCPANPDWMTGTFTHLLFYGMPELDAYNRPKLFFGKTIHDLCHRRQQFEDGIFASFPGEDGCLYKVGCKGPVTHADCPTRQWNQYVNWPVKAGTPCIGCASPHFPDGMMPFFNHLPDIQTPAVAVNVRKLGAALTVLGVGAIGTHLAAGVFARRIHKHYLKGTKPGESLPPENLTQLKQDLDDLIREQNALMAETKNLAVQNQRRKRKSFLKRIRDFWHNESKKE; encoded by the coding sequence ATGCTTACACGCCGTGATTTTTTAAGATTGTGCATGTCTTCTACCTTGACTTTGAGCTTAGCTGAAAAGCTATTTCCGCTAGTCATACAAGCCCAAGAACAACGTCAGGTAGCAAGGCCGCCGGTAATTTGGTTGGAACTTGGTACTTGCACGGGTAATTCGATATCGCTTGATAATGCGACCAATCCTAATTTACTCGAATTGTTTACAAAAATGCTTGATCTTAGATATTCGGTATTGTTTAATTCGGCGCAAGGCGACTTGGCGGTCAAAGCCTTGATGGATACTGTTAATAAAGAGTCGGGGAAATTTTGGCTGATTATTGAGGGTTCGGTTATGACGGCTGATAATGGCCGGTTCAATGAGATATTTATGCGGAACGGGGCAATGATTACCGGGCTGGCTGCCCTTCAAGAATTTGCTCCCAAGGCTAAACATATAATCGCGGTGGGCGATTGTGCCTGCTATGGCGGACCGGCAGCTGCCCATCCAAATCTCGGCGGGGCTAAAGGGGTATGGGATGTTATTAAGCAGCAAGTTATTAATGTTCCGGGATGTCCGGCTAATCCGGACTGGATGACGGGTACTTTTACTCATCTACTATTCTACGGAATGCCCGAGCTTGATGCCTATAACCGGCCTAAGCTGTTTTTCGGCAAGACAATTCACGATTTGTGTCATCGCCGACAGCAGTTTGAAGATGGTATTTTTGCCAGCTTTCCGGGTGAAGACGGGTGCTTGTATAAAGTGGGCTGTAAGGGGCCGGTTACGCATGCCGACTGCCCTACCCGTCAGTGGAATCAATATGTCAATTGGCCGGTGAAAGCCGGGACGCCATGCATCGGCTGCGCAAGCCCCCACTTTCCTGACGGTATGATGCCGTTTTTTAACCACCTGCCGGATATCCAAACGCCGGCCGTAGCTGTCAACGTTAGAAAGCTTGGGGCGGCGCTGACAGTATTGGGAGTAGGGGCGATTGGCACTCACCTGGCAGCCGGGGTATTTGCCCGGCGAATTCATAAGCACTATTTGAAAGGTACCAAACCGGGTGAAAGTTTGCCACCGGAAAACCTTACTCAATTAAAGCAAGACCTTGATGATTTAATAAGAGAGCAGAACGCGCTAATGGCAGAGACCAAAAACCTCGCTGTACAAAACCAACGCCGTAAGCGAAAGTCATTTTTGAAGCGCATCCGCGATTTTTGGCATAATGAAAGTAAGAAGGAGTAG
- a CDS encoding Ger(x)C family spore germination protein gives MPPNKVRQVLLVAIILGISLLITGCWDARELQERNFVLAAAIDVADAGGGQGDDKTRKAETFVQTHGSKKYRLSIQVLKLTGGGGGRSGGGGGSDASRTFVLSNTGDSLFEMVRDTLGQSSKGLYWEHIHTIVISEAAVKKAGIAPLTDFFRRDPEMRWRTRVLITPGEAREILELKTPTNEPGGLYLSNTLRFHSRNPHIPGARTDLGYLSQDLDNRHDFVLPRIVKAGKLVKVGGGAAFKKDKLVGFVDERVIFGTRFINGTLRSGIIDVECKEHPGQTLSFEIFNHDTRLKCFPEGDNVYFTLDTFVRGNLAEVTCGCQHDTDNPKYLREAEVAFAKEIKRLVLYSHETSQKMGSDFNKLGPRLKTEDPKAWKRVEGRWEDIFPTVPLIVSASVSIRNIGEHK, from the coding sequence GTGCCACCAAACAAGGTTAGACAAGTTCTGTTAGTAGCAATAATACTAGGTATCAGCCTGCTTATAACCGGCTGCTGGGACGCTAGAGAACTTCAGGAGAGAAACTTTGTATTGGCCGCAGCTATTGATGTAGCCGATGCAGGGGGGGGACAGGGTGATGACAAAACGCGTAAAGCTGAGACCTTTGTCCAGACACATGGCAGTAAGAAGTACCGACTGAGCATCCAGGTGCTTAAGCTGACAGGCGGGGGCGGTGGTAGATCCGGCGGCGGGGGCGGGAGCGATGCGTCGCGAACTTTTGTCCTATCTAATACCGGCGATTCGCTGTTTGAAATGGTCAGGGATACGCTTGGGCAGTCCAGTAAAGGTCTGTATTGGGAGCATATTCATACTATAGTTATCAGTGAGGCGGCGGTAAAGAAAGCCGGTATTGCCCCCCTTACCGACTTCTTTCGGCGTGACCCCGAAATGCGCTGGCGGACCAGGGTGTTGATTACACCGGGGGAAGCCAGGGAAATACTAGAGTTAAAGACGCCAACCAATGAGCCGGGCGGCCTATATTTAAGCAATACACTACGCTTTCATTCGCGCAATCCGCATATTCCAGGGGCGCGCACCGATTTAGGTTATTTGTCACAGGATCTTGATAACCGGCATGATTTCGTTCTTCCCCGGATAGTAAAGGCAGGTAAGCTGGTAAAAGTTGGCGGGGGTGCGGCTTTCAAAAAGGATAAGCTTGTTGGGTTTGTTGACGAAAGAGTGATATTTGGTACCAGATTTATAAACGGTACCTTAAGATCGGGTATTATTGATGTGGAATGCAAGGAACATCCCGGTCAGACATTGTCTTTTGAAATCTTTAATCATGATACGAGATTAAAATGTTTCCCCGAGGGAGATAATGTTTACTTTACGCTAGATACCTTTGTTCGCGGCAATTTGGCTGAGGTAACTTGTGGCTGCCAGCATGATACGGACAATCCGAAATATCTGCGTGAAGCTGAGGTGGCTTTTGCCAAAGAAATAAAGCGGTTGGTACTATACAGCCACGAGACCAGTCAAAAAATGGGGTCTGATTTTAATAAATTAGGTCCTAGGTTAAAAACTGAAGACCCAAAGGCTTGGAAGCGGGTCGAAGGTCGGTGGGAAGATATTTTCCCGACAGTTCCGCTTATTGTTTCGGCAAGTGTTTCGATCCGCAATATTGGAGAGCATAAGTAG
- a CDS encoding lytic transglycosylase domain-containing protein, which translates to MRHKLLTVWYALLVIFVLELAIYGVADFMADSYRKLLRERFNGGVKEYHESNGLLPYADLINRYSRAERISGQVVAAVIQAESSFQPRAVSSAGAHGLMQVIPSTWQQVNNEIKACVGRHPGECTRECYFNPELNIRIGTAYLGQLYKTYNGDMVRALAAYNAGPGEVNRYNGVPPFKETNDYIDRIITYWYKAQNKPLPAYSLKSDYWKEVRTNVGWLCVLTAILIGLTILRLLKKYHSWRWR; encoded by the coding sequence TTGCGGCATAAACTGCTTACAGTCTGGTATGCGTTGTTGGTAATCTTTGTCCTAGAACTAGCCATTTACGGAGTTGCCGATTTTATGGCTGACAGTTATCGCAAGCTGCTGAGGGAGCGGTTTAACGGCGGGGTAAAAGAGTATCATGAATCTAATGGCCTTCTGCCATATGCCGATCTCATCAATCGCTATTCCCGCGCCGAGAGAATAAGCGGTCAGGTGGTGGCTGCCGTTATTCAAGCCGAAAGTTCTTTTCAGCCACGGGCGGTATCAAGCGCAGGAGCGCATGGGCTGATGCAGGTTATTCCGTCTACTTGGCAGCAAGTTAACAATGAAATTAAGGCTTGTGTCGGCCGGCATCCCGGGGAATGTACCCGCGAGTGTTACTTTAATCCCGAATTAAATATTCGTATTGGCACCGCTTATTTGGGGCAATTATACAAAACCTACAATGGCGATATGGTGCGGGCCTTAGCCGCCTATAACGCCGGTCCAGGAGAGGTTAACCGCTATAACGGCGTTCCGCCGTTTAAAGAAACTAACGATTATATCGACCGGATTATCACCTACTGGTATAAAGCGCAGAATAAGCCGCTGCCAGCCTACAGCCTAAAATCCGATTACTGGAAGGAAGTTCGCACCAATGTGGGTTGGTTATGCGTACTGACAGCCATATTAATTGGCTTGACCATTTTGCGGTTGTTGAAAAAATACCACTCATGGCGCTGGCGATAG